The genomic DNA GGCACCGGCGCCGATCACGGCGCAGACGCCGGCCGCGCGGGCGGCACCGTCGAGCTCGAGCAGCTCCAGGGTCGGCTCCCAGTCGTCGCAGATGTCGACGTAGTCGGTGCCGGTGTCGATCGCCGCGCGGAGGACGGCGGTGCCGAACCGGTAGAAGGGCCCGACGGTGGTGAGCACCGTGTCGACGTCGGCGAGCGCGGCGCGCAGGCCGGCGGCGTTGGTGACGTCGACCCGCTGGGCCGTGGCACAGGGCAGCGCGGCGGCGACCGCCACGGCCGCGTCCGGGTCGCGGTCCGCGACGATCAGCGAGTCGACTCCGTGCAACCCCGCCAGGGTGCGGGCGGCGCGGGCGCCCATCGCGCCCGCGCCGAGGACGGCGACCCTCATCGCGCGGCCCGCTGTCGCGACGCGAAGTCGGTGAGCGCGTCGAGGTAGCCGGGCGCGTAGATGTCGCGTGGTGCCAGAACGGCCTGGGCGATCACCCACGGATCCTCGCTGCGGTACTCGATGTCGTCGCGGGTGAGGCTGTGCGTGGCGCCGGGGAAGGTGCGCTCGGTGAGCAGCCCGGGCCGCACCCTCTCCGCGTAGACGCGCGCCGTTTCGGCGGTGTCCACGTTGCGGTCGGCGCCGCCGAGGAGCAGCAGGGTGGGCACGGCGATGCGCGCGAGGTCGGGCGTGACGTCGGCGCGGAAGTTGCGCAGGACGAAGCCGTATCGATCCGCGGTCATCGGCGTGGTGTCGACCTTCGCCGCGAGGTACTCGGGATAGGTCGCACCCCGCTCGAGCAGGGCGACGTTCTCGGCGCGCGCGTCGAGGGCGGCCCGCTTCTCCTGCTCGGGGGCGCCTCGAAGCCCGGCGAGGGTGTGGTACTCGCCCTGGCGGAGCCAGTTGATCGCGGCACCGACGAGCACGAGGAAGCGAAGATCCGGGCGGCGCGCCGCCAGGGGAGGAAGGACCCAGCCGCCCTGGCTCACGCCCCACGCGCCCATGCGCCCGGTGTCGATCTCGGAGCGGGTGCGGGCCCAGTCGAGGGCTGCGGCGACTTCGGCACCACGGTCGGCGAGTGACTGGTCCAGCCAGTTCCCCGGCGATCCTCCGACGCCCGCCTTGTTCCACGACAGGGTGGCGAACCCGGCCCTCGCGAACGCCTCCCAGAGGGGGAGGTAGGCGTCGTCGCGGCTGGCGTTCGCCGGTCCGTCGCCGTGCACGAAGACGATCAGCCCGTGTCGGCCGGGCCTGCCCTTCGGGGTGGTCAGTACCCCGTCGAGGCGGCCGCCGGTGTGTGCGTCCGCCGCGGTCCCGCCCGCCGCGACAGCGTCGGTGACGGGGATGCTCACCGGCCGCTGATCGAAGGCGAAGGTGTTCGCCACCGCGATACGGACGCCGACAGGCACCGCCAGAGCGACGACGAGTGCGAGGGCCGCGAAAGCCCAGGTCTTCTTTCCCATGAAACTATCGTATCAAGGACGACCGTAGCTAAATAGATAGTTTTGGGATCCGATAGAGTCGGGCCATGCGAGGGATCATCCTGGCCGGCGGCACGGGCAGCAGGCTTCACCCGATCACCGTCGGCGTCAGTAAGCAGCTGCTCCCCGTCTACGACAAGCCGATGATCTACTACCCGCTCTCCACGTTGATGCTCGCCGGCATCCGGGAGGTGTTGGTGGTCACGACGCCGGGTGACGCCGATCAGTTCCGGCGGCTCCTCGGCGACGGCGCGCAGTTCGGCCTGCGGATCGAGTACGTCGTCCAGCCCCGCCCCGAGGGCCTGGCGCAGGCCTTCGTTCTCGGCGCCGACTTCATCGGCGACGAGACGGTCTCGCTGATCCTGGGCGACAACATCTTCTACGGCCCCGGCCTCGGCACGCAGCTGCGCCGGTTCGACGGGGTCGACGGCGGCGCGGTCTTCGCGTACCGGGTCGCCGACCCGCGCGCCTACGGGGTCATCGAGTTCGACGGTGCCGGCCGCGCCATCGGGTTCGAGGAGAAGCCGGAGCAGCCCCGGTCGCCGTACGCGGTACCCGGCCTGTACTTCTACGACCCCTCGGTGGTCGAGGTCGCCCGGAATCTGAAGCCCTCGGCGCGCGGCGAACTCGAGATCACCGACGTCAACCGGCACTACCTCGCCGCGGGACGGTTGACCGTCGAGGTGCTGCCGCGCGGTACCGCCTGGCTCGACACCGGGACCTTCGACGCCCTCGCCGATGCCACCGGCTACGTCCGCGCCGTGGAGCAGCGGCAGGGCACCAAGATCGGAGCACCCGAGGAGGTGGCGTGGCGGTGCGGCTTCATCGACGACGCGCAACTGCGCGAGCACGCCGACCGGCTCCACAAGTCGGGCTACGGCGCCTACCTGCACGGACTGCTGGAGGAGGGGCGATGAACGTCGTGCCGCTGCCCATCGCCGGCGCCTTCGTCCTGGACCCGGTCGTGCGCCCGGACGCGCGCGGCGAGTTCTTCGAGTTGTTCAAGGGCTCCGCGTTCCGCGAGGCGACCGGGCACGAGCTCGTCGTCGCGCAGACCAACGTCTCGGTGAACCGGATGGGCGCCGTGCGCGGCATCCACTACGCCGATGTACCGCCGGGGCAGGCGAAACTGGTCGCCTGCCTGCACGGCGCGGTGCTCGACGTGATCGTGGACCTGCGCGTCGGTTCGCCGACCTTCGGCGCGGTCGAGACGGTCCGACTGGACGATGCGACGCGGCGCACCGTCTATCTCGCGGAGGGGCTGGGACACGGGTTCTGCGCACTGACCGAGGGCGCCGTCGTGGCCTATCACGTCTCCTCCGAGTACAACCCGTCCGCCGAGCACGGCGTGGACCCGCTGGATCCGGAGCTGGCGATCGCGTGGCCCGATGCGGCGCCGCCGATCCTCTCCGAGAAGGACACGGCCGCACCGTCACTGGCGGAGGCGCTCGCCGCCGGGGCCCTGCCCGTGTGGCAGGCGCCGTGAAGCCCCGCCACGTCTGAGAGCGATCCGTCACCCCGTTCGGTTCTCAGCGGCCCGTCCCCGGAGCAGGGAGCGTTCGGCTTCGTTCCGGGTGCGGCGCGCGGCCTCGTCGAACTGCTCCGCCGCTTCGGTGGGGCGCCCCGCCCGCTCCAGGAGGTCGCCGCGGACGCTCGGCACGAGGGGCGCATCTCCGAGCGCGACCGGGTCGACGGCGTCGAGCACCGTCAGGCCCGCCTCGGGGCCGAACGCCCGGCCGTGCGCCACAGCGCGATTGACCTCCACGACCGGGCCGGGTGCGGCCTGGGCCAGCGCGTCGTACAGGCGGGCGATCCGCGTCCAGTCGGTATCGGCCGGCGTCGCCGCGCGGGCGTGCTGCGCGGCGATCGCGGCCTGCAGGTAGTACCGGCCCACGGGAACACCGCGGGCCGCGAGCTCGTCGGCGCGGCGGAGCGCGGCCAGGCCCCGTCGGATGAGGAGCCGGTCCCACAGGGCGCGGTCCTGGTCGTCGAGGAGGACGGGCGCCCCGCCGGCGTCCGTGCGGGCGTCGATGCGGGAGCCCTGGAGCTCGACGAGCGCCTGCAGGCCGTGGACCTCGGGTTCGTCGGGCGCGAGCTCGGCGAGCATGCGGGCCAGCCGGATGCCCTCCCGTGCCAGGTCCGGCCGCATCCAATCATCGCCCGCGGCGGCGGAGTAGCCCTCGGTGAAGATCAGGTAGATCACGGCCATCACGTCGTCGAGGCGGCGCGTGCGCTCCTCGCCGATGGGGAGCTCGAATTCGGCCCGGGCGGTCGTGAGCGTCTTCTTGGCGCGGGAGATGCGTTGGCCCATGGTCTTCTCGGGGACCAGGAAGCCGCGGGCGATCTCGCCGGTGGTGAGGCCGCCGACCACGCGCAGCGTGAGGGCCGCCCGTGACTCGGGCGTGAGCGCCGGGTGGCAGGACAGGAAGATCAGGCGCAGCGCATCGTCTTCGATGAAGTCGACCTGCGCATCGAGGTCGGGCATACCGTCGTCCTCCCGCAGGCCGCGACCGATCTCCTCGGTCTTGCGGCGCAGGGTTTCCGCGCGGCGGATCGCGTCGACGCCGCGGCGCTTCGCGGTGGTCATGAGCCACGCGGCCGGGTTGTTCGGGACACCCGTCTCCGGCCACTGCTCCAGCGCGGCGACCAGCGCGTCCTGCGCGAGATCCTCCGCGAGCTGGATGCTGCGGGTCATGCGGGTGAGCGCGCCGACGAGGCGCGTGGATTCGGCCCGCCACGTGGCGGTGATCGCTTCGGCTGAATTCGACCCGCTCGCGTCGTTCCCGGCGTCGGCGGTGGTCCCGGCTGGCACGTCGACCAGCGTAGGCGGGACCACCGCCGGTGCGTCAGTCGTCCGCCAGGGTGGGCGGCTCGTCGGCGATCTGCCGGAGCGTGGAGACCATGTTCAGCTCGGGCCAGTGGGTGGCGTGCAGCTGCGCGAACTCCTCCGATGCGGCGATCGCCTCCTCGAGGGTGTCGTACTGCAGCAGCGACCAGCCGCCGACGATCTCCTTCGACTCCGCGTAGGGGCCGTCGACCCGCGTGATCTCGCCCTTGCGGACGACGAAGTTGACGGCGTCCTCCGAGCCGTACAGGCCGCCGCCGTCGAGGAAGTGGCCCTTCGCGGCCTGTTCCCCGATGTAGACGTCCATGGCGTCGAAGAGGGCCTTGGGCGGCGCGCCGACCTCGGGGCCCTCCGCCATCCGCACGAATCCCATGAAACGAGGCATATCGATCAGTCCTTCTTCTGTGGTGGTGAGCGTGTCTCGTACAGGCGTCGAACGGGACGACCCCGTTTCGACATCGTCCCCACAGAAAGTTTCCGCCGCCCCGCGGTCGGACGTCAGCGGAACCGGTCAGAGAGCGGTGAGCACCGGCAGCGGCGGCAGCGCCGTCTCGTACAGCCACGTGCGCCACAGGTTGCGCAGCGGCTCCGGGCTGTACTTCGCCGCGAGCGTGATGAGATCCTCGGTCGTCACCGACTGGTGCGCGAACTCGGCGGTCCACTCGTGGAGCATCGAGAAGAACGCGGGGTCGCCGAGAGCCACCCGGACGGCGTGCACCGTGAGCGCGCCGCGCTTGTAGACGCGGTCGTCGAACATCAGGTCCGGCCCCGGATCGCCGACCACGATGTCGGTCGGCGAGGCCGCCAGCTTCGCGTAGTAGCGGGCGGCCATCTGCTGCGTCGTCGCCTCGCCGCACTCCTGCGCCCACAGCCACTCGGAGTAGCACGCGAAGCCCTCGTGCAGCCAGATGTCCTTCCACCGGGTCAGCGTCAGTGAGTTGCCGAACCACTGGTGCGCCAGCTCGTGGGCGACGAGGCGCTCGGCGTGCCGCGTCCCGTCGCAGTGGTTCGCCCCGAAGATCGAGACGGTCTGCGCCTCGACGGGGATCTCCAGGGTGTCGTCGGTGACGACGACGGTGTATTCGGGGAAGGGATACGGGCCGAACCAGCGGGTGAAGGCGCGCATGATCCGCTCCTGGTTGCCGAAGCTGCGCTGGAAGTCGGAGGTGAGGCGCGCGGGCACGGCGGCGCGGATCGGCACCGGCTTGTCCGCGACCTTGAGCAGGTCGTAGCTGCCGATCTGGATGGTCGCGAGGTAGGAGGCCATCGGCGCGGCCTGCTCGTAGACCCAGGTGGTGTGCGCGGCCGAGACCTTGCGGGAGACGAGCTTGCCGTTGGACACCACCCGGTACGGCGAGTCGGTGGTGATGGCGATGCGGTACGACGCCTTGGAGGCCGGATGGTCGTCGCAGGGGAACCACGACGGTGCGCCGCTCGGCTGCGAGGCGACGATGACGCCCTCGGACAGCTCCTCCCAGCCGACCTCGCCCCAGGTGGACCGGATCGGCTTCGGCGTGCCCGCGTACCGGATCGAGATGGTCATCGCCGCGCCGGCGGGAACCTCGTGGGCGAGGGTCAGCTCGAGCTTGCCTCCGCGCTGCGTGTAGCGCTGCGGGCGGCGGCCGTTGATCGTGATCTTGGACGCGGTCAGCGCGTCGGAGAGGTCGATAGCGAACCGCTTGAGCGGCTCGTTCGTCGTCGCCGTGATCTCGGCCTTGCCGTCGAGGCGGTTGCTCTCGACCTTGTACGTCAATTCGAGGTCGTACCGCGAGACCCGGTAGCCGGGGTTGCCGTGGCGGGGGATGTACGGGTCCACCGCGCGGGCGTGCTGCGGATTCGGTGCGGCGACGAGTTTCGGCTTTGCCGATTTGCGCACCACGGATCCACTTCCTTCTCGCTCGGGGGTCGGGGGATTACCTTACCGGTTTCCGCAGCGTCACCGTGGGTACGCCGCCGTGCGGCGCGGGCTCGGGCTCGGAGACGACGTAGCCCGCCCGCTCGTACGTCCGGATGTTGCGGGCGCTGCCCGCACCCGTGAACATGATGAACTCCTCCGTCGCCGGCGGGGCGAGGGACTCCATGAGAGTGATCAGCTCGGTGCCGAGTCCGCGACCGGCCAGGTCGGGCGCCACCATCACGCGGCCGATGTGCCACCGGTGGTTCGGCTCCGCCCGGCCGCGCACCGCGCCGATCAGCCGACCGTCGAGCCGCATGACGAACGTCGCCCACTGCGTCGCCCATTGCAGGATGTCCTCGTGCGTCTCGGTGAGCGGCGGGATCTCCAGGCTGTCGTTCGCGATCGCCTCCTGCACCCAGCAGCACCGTTGCAGGACGAGCAGTTCCGCCACGTCGCTCGGCTGGAACGGGGTGATCTCGAGCCCGTCGCTCACGGGGGACCTTTCGTCGGGGGTGTCGGTGCCCACCCTAGTCGGCGGGGCCGGCACCGTCGTTCTCGCCGCGGAGCGCGGCCATGACCGCGTCCAGGGCGGCCTGCGGTGGCGCGTCGAGCCGGCGGGCGGCGGCGACGTACCGCGCCGCCGCCTCTCGCAGCGCCCCCGCGTCGAAGGTTGACGCCGCGTCCGGCGACGGCAGCGCGATCACGCGGGTGCCGCCGCCGCGTCTGCTTTCGATGAGGCCGGTGGCTTCCAGCTCCCGATACGCGTGCGCCGCAGTGCCGACCGCGATGCCCAGGTCACGGGCGAGCTGTCGAAGCGGTGGCAGCTTGGCGCCGACCGGCAGCGCACCCGATGCGATGTGTCCCGTGATCTGCCGTCGGATCTGCTCGAACGCCGGGGTCGGGTCGGATTCGTCGACGCCGATGCGGGGTGCCGTCACTGTGCAGTGGCCTCGTCGTCGGAGTCCTCCCTTGTATCGGCGGATCGGGCCGCAGCTGCAGTGAGGGCGCGGGGCACCGGCGGTCGGGCGAAGACGACCAGTACGACGACGATGCCGAGCATCAGTAGGGCACTGATGCCGTCGGTGATGTGCGGGATGGTGGTCGAGTTCAACCACAGGGGCCACCCGTCGACCGCTTCGCCGCCGGCGCGCGTGTGATCGACGTAGGCCATCGCCGCGTCTCGGGGAATCTCGAGGCCGTCGATGATCACGTAGGTCGCCGGAATGTAGAGCAGGCACAAGGCGCGGACGGATGTGCCGCTGCGCCCCCAGCTGTCGCTGCCCGTGATCGGGTCGATATCGGGCCGGCGAGTGGCGGAGAGGATCACCCAGAGGACGAATACGGCCGCGATGAGGAACGTGCCGTATGCGATCCACATCCCCGACGGGTCCACCGAGTACTCGTGCGTGGGCGGATTGCTCGCACTGCGCAGGGTGCGATCGGCGGCGATCGGAGAACCCAGGATCAAGGGCGTGAGCGCGGCGATCGCGAAGACCGAGCCGAACGCGATCAGCAGCCAGCGCGGGAACAGTTCGCGGACGCCCCGCGGCGCGAGCGTGGCTACGCGCGGCCCCGACGGGCGGGTTGTCTTCTCGGTGAGCAACATCGCCAATAGCGGGAACAGGAAGATGCCGGGCCACCAGAGCAGACCGAGGACCAGACTCACGGGACGATAGGTCGGGGAGGGATTGGTCGGATCGAGGGCCGTGGCGATGATCCCGTAGATCGCCCCCACGACGGCGGCCGCAACAGGGACGAGGAAGGCGACCTTCAGCCGGGAGCGCATCGTCGCCCGGTAGGCGCGGTAACTCTCCGACTGCGGTGCCGAGTCGTCCGGTGTCAGGGTGCGGGTGATGACGTAGGTGACGGCCACGAGCGTCGCGACGACCGTGAGGCCGACGAACGGAATTATCGGCATCCGAACTCCTTGTGTCAGTGGACTGGCACAAGACTAGAACGCAGCTGCGTTTGTGTCAATCGACTGGTTCAAGTGGCTGGAAGGTGCGTCGGAGTCACGAAGCGATCGCGCGAGTCCGGCCGTCGTGGGTAGGGGCGCGCTGCAGATTTCGCCGGTCGCTACTGGAATCTCCTGGCGCTACGAGGATGCGCGTAGCGCCAGGAGATTCGGACCGCGAGGGGAGATTTCCGGGGCGAGCGGCGCGGGGGCGGAAGGCGCCGTCGGGCACGGACCGCGCGGCTAATCGCGCTTGCGCTTGCCCTCGTTGAAGACCCACGGCGAGATCGGGTTGCCCTGCCACTTGGTGTTCGCGGGCACCGAATCGCCGCGCATGACGAGGGACGCCGGGCCGACGGTGGCACCGTCGCCCACGGACGACGCGGGGAGCGCGACGCAGTGCGGGCCCAGCGTGGCGCCCTTGCCGAGCACCACGGTGTCCATCGCCATGATCCGGTCGTGGAAGAGGTGCGTCTGGACGACGCAGCCGCGGGAGACGGTGGCGGCGTCGCCGAGGGTCACCAGGTCGGCCTC from Tsukamurella paurometabola includes the following:
- a CDS encoding alpha/beta hydrolase family protein; the encoded protein is MGKKTWAFAALALVVALAVPVGVRIAVANTFAFDQRPVSIPVTDAVAAGGTAADAHTGGRLDGVLTTPKGRPGRHGLIVFVHGDGPANASRDDAYLPLWEAFARAGFATLSWNKAGVGGSPGNWLDQSLADRGAEVAAALDWARTRSEIDTGRMGAWGVSQGGWVLPPLAARRPDLRFLVLVGAAINWLRQGEYHTLAGLRGAPEQEKRAALDARAENVALLERGATYPEYLAAKVDTTPMTADRYGFVLRNFRADVTPDLARIAVPTLLLLGGADRNVDTAETARVYAERVRPGLLTERTFPGATHSLTRDDIEYRSEDPWVIAQAVLAPRDIYAPGYLDALTDFASRQRAAR
- the rfbA gene encoding glucose-1-phosphate thymidylyltransferase RfbA codes for the protein MRGIILAGGTGSRLHPITVGVSKQLLPVYDKPMIYYPLSTLMLAGIREVLVVTTPGDADQFRRLLGDGAQFGLRIEYVVQPRPEGLAQAFVLGADFIGDETVSLILGDNIFYGPGLGTQLRRFDGVDGGAVFAYRVADPRAYGVIEFDGAGRAIGFEEKPEQPRSPYAVPGLYFYDPSVVEVARNLKPSARGELEITDVNRHYLAAGRLTVEVLPRGTAWLDTGTFDALADATGYVRAVEQRQGTKIGAPEEVAWRCGFIDDAQLREHADRLHKSGYGAYLHGLLEEGR
- a CDS encoding dTDP-4-dehydrorhamnose 3,5-epimerase family protein produces the protein MNVVPLPIAGAFVLDPVVRPDARGEFFELFKGSAFREATGHELVVAQTNVSVNRMGAVRGIHYADVPPGQAKLVACLHGAVLDVIVDLRVGSPTFGAVETVRLDDATRRTVYLAEGLGHGFCALTEGAVVAYHVSSEYNPSAEHGVDPLDPELAIAWPDAAPPILSEKDTAAPSLAEALAAGALPVWQAP
- a CDS encoding RNA polymerase sigma factor; translation: MPAGTTADAGNDASGSNSAEAITATWRAESTRLVGALTRMTRSIQLAEDLAQDALVAALEQWPETGVPNNPAAWLMTTAKRRGVDAIRRAETLRRKTEEIGRGLREDDGMPDLDAQVDFIEDDALRLIFLSCHPALTPESRAALTLRVVGGLTTGEIARGFLVPEKTMGQRISRAKKTLTTARAEFELPIGEERTRRLDDVMAVIYLIFTEGYSAAAGDDWMRPDLAREGIRLARMLAELAPDEPEVHGLQALVELQGSRIDARTDAGGAPVLLDDQDRALWDRLLIRRGLAALRRADELAARGVPVGRYYLQAAIAAQHARAATPADTDWTRIARLYDALAQAAPGPVVEVNRAVAHGRAFGPEAGLTVLDAVDPVALGDAPLVPSVRGDLLERAGRPTEAAEQFDEAARRTRNEAERSLLRGRAAENRTG
- a CDS encoding YciI family protein → MGFVRMAEGPEVGAPPKALFDAMDVYIGEQAAKGHFLDGGGLYGSEDAVNFVVRKGEITRVDGPYAESKEIVGGWSLLQYDTLEEAIAASEEFAQLHATHWPELNMVSTLRQIADEPPTLADD
- a CDS encoding M1 family metallopeptidase; this translates as MRKSAKPKLVAAPNPQHARAVDPYIPRHGNPGYRVSRYDLELTYKVESNRLDGKAEITATTNEPLKRFAIDLSDALTASKITINGRRPQRYTQRGGKLELTLAHEVPAGAAMTISIRYAGTPKPIRSTWGEVGWEELSEGVIVASQPSGAPSWFPCDDHPASKASYRIAITTDSPYRVVSNGKLVSRKVSAAHTTWVYEQAAPMASYLATIQIGSYDLLKVADKPVPIRAAVPARLTSDFQRSFGNQERIMRAFTRWFGPYPFPEYTVVVTDDTLEIPVEAQTVSIFGANHCDGTRHAERLVAHELAHQWFGNSLTLTRWKDIWLHEGFACYSEWLWAQECGEATTQQMAARYYAKLAASPTDIVVGDPGPDLMFDDRVYKRGALTVHAVRVALGDPAFFSMLHEWTAEFAHQSVTTEDLITLAAKYSPEPLRNLWRTWLYETALPPLPVLTAL
- a CDS encoding GNAT family N-acetyltransferase — encoded protein: MSDGLEITPFQPSDVAELLVLQRCCWVQEAIANDSLEIPPLTETHEDILQWATQWATFVMRLDGRLIGAVRGRAEPNHRWHIGRVMVAPDLAGRGLGTELITLMESLAPPATEEFIMFTGAGSARNIRTYERAGYVVSEPEPAPHGGVPTVTLRKPVR
- a CDS encoding GntR family transcriptional regulator, coding for MTAPRIGVDESDPTPAFEQIRRQITGHIASGALPVGAKLPPLRQLARDLGIAVGTAAHAYRELEATGLIESRRGGGTRVIALPSPDAASTFDAGALREAAARYVAAARRLDAPPQAALDAVMAALRGENDGAGPAD